In Pieris brassicae chromosome 8, ilPieBrab1.1, whole genome shotgun sequence, the DNA window gctgcccactgaagtatttccgaaccaattcgacttagggtccttcaagaaaagagcgtacaaattcttaaaaggccggcaacgcactcgcgagccctctggcattgagagtgtccatgggcggcggtatcacttaacatcaggtgagcctcctgcccgtttgccccctattttataaaaaaaaaaaaaatttactgcGTTTCGCTTTGTTCAACTTCTGTCAGATCTTTGAcgggtttaaaaaaaaattaccatttaaatatttcctaatttgtagtattttgttaatgttatAAGCCTAGTAGTCTCATTGCTTACCATCTTACACTAATGTACTAtgcataaacattttcagtagTTTTTATTTGCAAATCACTTAACTGTGTTCTAAGAATATCTCAATTCTTTGTATTGATAATTtgtcataaaaaaagtttttttattttccgtaattaaaaaatctattttataggTTTCTTATGCGCGACCGTCAGGAGATgatattaaagaaacaaacCTATATGTAACGAATCTTCCTCGGGCTATAACTGAGGAGCAACTTGAAACGATATTTGGGAAATATGGAAGGATAGTACAAAAACACATTCTACGTGATAAGAATAATGGTTCGCCGAGAGGTGTCGCCTTTGTAAGGTAACTCAAAAAATATATCCCCGTAAACTTTCTCCTGGAAATTGAACATAGGtcttctgtaaaaaaatattgcttgtTTGGAGTTCATAGTATAAAACGTCGTGATTCTACCCGTTTTGGTGACGTCCGTTTGATAAAAAAGACCGTAcctattttagaaaagatcTGCAAAGCACTCGACGCATTCCGTCAAATCCTCAAAGCATAGCACAAGTACGTAAGGAAAACATGTTCCTTATATTATTCTAGATACAACTTTCGGAaacgttattaattaattatatacattttgtaccatttatatattaacccTTTGTATATAACAAGGCTCCAGATACGattgtaaatgaaataaatacatttacatcCTAGCATTTTACgttaaaactttatatgtatatgtataatacgCCATATATTTGTGAATATTGGTTTCAGATTCGATAAAAGAGAAGAGGCCCAAGAAGCGATAGCAGCACTCAACAATGTGATACCAGAGGGCGGCACTGAACCTCTAAGTGTCAAggtgaatattatatttaatgtatatatttagcgcacgttacaaaatattttttgtggaTATTCAGAAAATAACTTTCGAAAAGATATACTGAGATTAgggaaatatatgttttttttgtatttataaccGTTGATCCattcaaatgattttaaatatttattttcttcaaaaaatttaaagagttatattttatatattcgttATAGAATTGTGTAGTTCTTAAGACTTTAATGCCTTGAAAACGTTTGACTCGCACTGCAAGTTTTTCAGAGCTGTCGTCCGGTaagattattatgaaataaagttAGTCGCACATTTCGCTATTCTAGTATTTCttcatatgtatttatatagttcAAAAATAACTGCAATACAAGacgataattaatattatttgttttttatttggtcTAAATTAAAAGGTCTAATTTGTTCGTATCTTTCGATTTTCGTACTTTCTTTGTATGCTTGACAATATCGctatgtttaaaaacaattaattgaattaatttttattttattaatattttctcaaTAAATCCTTGTGTTGTATGTTATATGTTCGATATTTTCCATatacgatatattttttacggaGACGTAAACTGTGGGACTGAACTTCATTTCGTGATGTTTACATATTGGCGATATCCGCCAGACAACTCAGACTGGGAATGTTAAAGCCAAAGGTTGTTGCACGTCAGCATTCATTGTATCTAATCATAAAACATTCTGCATGCAACCAATTGGCCGAGGGGTCTGTATTGAGGCAGTGGGGAGCCGCGCAGTGCCGTGCGAGCTTGCGCGGGAGCCGACCGCGGCTGCACTCCGATACAACGGTGCATAGCTTTATCATAACATAAAAACAACTTCATAATAGAATAGACGAAATTTTTGGTTCTCATTACATTACGCAAATTAGCGTCATTTATGGGTTAATGggtatttatttctttgttaaaTAAGGTCTGAATGTCACTCTTCTATGTATAGAGCAAATTCTTATTGTGAAGTGATATTTTTTGGTCTCTTTTTACTGTATGCTCTAATAcagatttttattgaaatttcacttacatttaattattgaatgttAATTTCAGCTAAGAGGATCATTAACTTACTTTATCAGTTGACCTTGTACTGCACCTTTCTctcgttaaataaatattcgttTCTCTTGCCTTTACAATAAGTTTTGACACATAAGAGTAATTTTGTtaagatataaattaattaagagataaatcataaattacaTCAACGCGAGTTACatatattcatttgtttactGTGTGAAAATGCCAGTgtcattgagtttttataaattaatatctagAACTGCTTATGCTTATGTCAATTTAAGGCTCTGTCGAATATGAGTCGTTTTTTATAGTCGTAGTAAAAAATAGTATCTACATTTTTCATGTGtggttttaaatagaaaaaaagccTAATAAACACCATATGtgtcttaattaataattaccatacatacatttagcctatagttaataaacatttttttgtctaaaattgcaagaaaataaatttgataaacaaaatgttcGTAAACTCAAAGCTTAAAAAGCTTAATAGACcgttagtattttaaattgcttaTCTGTTTTATGTAAACATGAAATTTCGCTGTGGTGCATATTACGCGATTTCAATAGGAAATACTACCAAATGTTCAGAAATGTCGAATTTGTATGTGACTACGCACGTACATATTTCTTAATCTTCAACCAACCAAAGCAATATAAGTAATGACAGGATTGATATAATTCACAACAGATGTTTCTgaatataacaatttgttttttctaatgttGTATTGACACAATATTTTACTGCAGGTAGCTGAGGAGCACGGTAAACAAAAGGCGGCGTACTACGCCGGATGGTCAGCTGGCTTCCAACAGAGTCGAGGTAAGATGGTTGCCATGGCAACGACGCTTGATATGttcaatatatgtatagtataaATTTCACTGTCTAATAGACTGTCTATCGAAATAGTATGCAACTTTAAACGACTAGGAAAACGagatttttgtgtataatctGATATACAGGTGTATTTGTGAGACATTTtgtgaaaattatacaaaaaatccaAGAAATATAGCTTACCAATAAATTCTATTTCGATGCTTCCATATCCACTGTATTGTGTATTGTGCACGCTGCATGGATAGGTCCACCCATGCCCCAACGGCACCACAGTCTCGACCAATTGGACATGCTTCAAAGCCGACACGATTACAACTACGGAATGTATAACACGATGAATAGGATGTACCGCCGAGACTATTACAACCAGCCTGCGTATATGTCCCATCATCGCCCGTTTTGAAAAGGGCTGTACTGCAAAAAATTTCGCCTCTCCGATACAAGGATATAGGCGTGGACTTTTGTTTTCATTAGTTTAGTGTTGGTGTTGTGGGAGAGTTGTGGTTTGACCAAAATTCAACTGTATTTATTGCTTGTTTCGCTTGGTTGAGAGATTTAAACAACGggcattttttttgttaagataTATAATCGATATAGGTATATTGTTTGACAACTTTTGACAAAACGTAGAGCCCAGATATATCCCAATGACATGAAGTCGAATCGAGACACCTTTCATATTAATTGCtgatttaaatgattatttataaatattatggtgTTTGCTTCCAaagatatttttgatattgaaaatacaaagctttgtattttatatgtttgtaaaGAGTCATTGCTATGTATTGTGTGGTATAGCAAGGGGACCATAATTTGTCCCACAACACTGCGAATAGACCATCATTTGCTCTTAGATAGTTTGTCTTTGACAAAATTATTGCCTGTTCTGTATCAATATAACATAAGTTATAGAACGAAGCCAAAGTCAGTTGTCAATTGTCTTACGTTCACTcgtctaaaaaaatatggagTTCGGAGACTAGTTTTAGACTGAATAAAGTTGGACTCTACCGCTAGATGtcgttaaattttttgtacttatcaatagttaaatataagtaaCTTCGATTAGAACATGAATTTCTGTATTGATCGTCGGAATAGGTGTAGATTCTTCAGCACTGACTTAAGATACTAACTTTGGGACCTTGTACCCGCACAAAATTAACTGTTGACGTTTTTCTATTCTAGCAGTTTTCTAAATTGTAAGCTGTTcggtaataattgtatgttaatGTAATCGGTTGAAATTTCAGTGATTAAGAGTTATTATGGGCATAAGACTGTTCAAATCTTcgaataaatgtaattaaaatataatgtatgtaatgtaaatgtaatgtatgtatgtactaCACCCGTTGTGTGGCGACACCTATGACAGACCTTATGTCCGGATAggtgtaaaatataatgttactgTTATTGTAATAACTCTATTTCACTCGAACTATATTAGTCACaaatcttatgaatttttaatggCAATAGATTTGATGTTTAGGACGGCTTTAATTTTTgcttaaattgtttaatacaaCGATGGTAAGTGTCTGGCCTTTATCATGCTCTATGCAAATCGAATTCTGTGTTAGCAATGTGTTCTATGAAATATTTGatgtaataagtattttaaaatggttCATTGTTCACGTTATAAAATTGATGTTAAGATCTCTGTCCAAGTATTAGCCGAAAACGTTGAGCTTCGTGATATATATGGGCGGGCGATATGCGTGGGCGTTGATAATATTCTCGTGCAAAATCGCAATAAATTATGTGTGTAATATATTGATTccgtttattaataattgaagtgtaaataatcttaaaataacaCACTATTGCTGATTTAATGCCTTCCGCAGGTCATTTCATTTTAAGATTCAGTAACAGTGTTGTTCTTAAAATCCTGGAAATATGTAGTCTAAAACACTGCTTGAGTCTTCAATCTGTTAAAGAgctattttaaacaaaattatatggtACTCCGAAGTAACATATGTGCTCAATTACTAACAACAGATGGCGCTTTAGGATAttacttagtttttatattaattatatcgtGGTTATATTGTTAACTAGCTATTATTCACATTGAGTGATcgcatatgttttatttttgtttaaattaaatggtcTATTTCGGCTTAGTGCTTCCCTAACTAgttcatatattaaaattacattgcTAAAATTCAAGGTATTGAATATAGacatatataagtttaattttgttcaattttagtattttttgctGTTTAAGTGTACTTCAGTCTTCCTTGTGAACATCGTTCATACATACTAAATGTCAATGagatgatattaattttgtatttataaaaattatttagtccatgttatgaaataattaatctagtttttaatatttattagtatagtTTCAGAGTTGTATTGAAAATATGGAAGTTCTATAGATCTAGTTctattttcgaaaaattaacATAGATTTAACAGAGGgatttaaaagctttattttcaCATAAAGAATTTTTCTTAACTTGGGTACCagtgtatataattaaagtttcatGGGATTTAGTCCTTAATGTATGTGCCACATTCGATCGGCGatcgaaaattattttaatgaggtTTTCAATTCTGTAAACATTAGCTATTCCCGTATTTACTGCTATTCAAGTCATCACAACGACAATATTCtacgttaaaaatatgttttcgtGTTTATCACTGTAAACATGTTATGGCGAATGCCTAGAAATTATGCGTATTTCTACTGGCATATCCGACTTCTGGGTAGGCGATAGTTAAAAGTACGACAGTTAATATGATCTTTCAAAacattattgaatattattggCGAAGAATTGGCTTGTAGATGGCGTGATATCCAGGCATTTGTCAATGTCACCGTAgaatataatagatattttgtatttattgttgatTATATAACTGTGCTTGTTCGAAATAAAcgttttataacttaaatataggCCTTCAGTGATTTTTCGTTGGTTACCCATGGTGCGTATAATTCAAAGCGAATTTTCACTGAATGTCCGCGGTAGGTATAGGATGCTAGAACTAGTTTCCATGTCAATTGTGCCTAAATATCTTAAGATTATGGCTCGCTGCAATGATATGAGAGTAAGTGGTACTGGATATGAATgagagaatattttattttaaaattaacatctCGGTTGCTCTCATAGCATTAAGTAACtgatgtaatataattatttacacgtAAGCTTTCTTCttgataaacaaatattgagAAATGTTTcttgatttattttcattattagcGACGTTACTTGGTATCTCTTCAGAAAAATGATTACTGCGATAAAGTTGTAGGTCACTGTATTTCTGTtgataagtaatataataaattaaaataacttttttttcatCTTTAGAAAAATCTTATGATAGGTACTAGAAAACTTAAAAGTGTTTcaacaaaaattgtatttttttagttatagcATTAAAGAGAATACGATTTCTTTAACGCCATTAAAATCTTTACACTTAGtgttaatattgatatatttttcgaACACCAAAAATAATGCTAAAATAGAATTGAGTATCGGCTTTTCTTAAATACGTCGATTAAATGGTTTGGAATGTGAGCGCTTGACCAATGTTTTGTCGAAGATCTGTGTGCTGTGATCTGTATTTTTAAGTAGTTGCGTCTTTTTGTctgttaaaatgtaaaatgttaaGCACTCCTCCCATACTTTGACCagattgtatttttatcataaatattagtCGACAGAGTTAATTTTCTGTgaaatctattatattaagtaaggGATAACTGTTGTCTTAAAATgtctattaaaacaaaatatttacattttcttgTTCATTCCTTGGAGGTAAAAGCTAGTTACAAGTTTATTCCTGAAGATGCCAAAGATATTGCTGGTTCCAGAGTTTGggttaaatttgtttagtcattatttaatattaaataaaaaaaacttataagaattaaaaacGTTTCCCAAAATATCTCAAAACTGCGTCGGCGCAAGCTAGTACCTAAGGTTATGTTTTGTATAGACTGTTTCTATGTATGTAATGTCATTTTAGTTGCAGTTCTTAATTAAGTAAGAAAATGCTTTAATATCCagttaattagtatttatgaTTGTTTGGCGGAATGAAATCATAATCTTCCAGAATTGGCCAAAGTGGTagttataacatataaataaatattataataaataatgaatttgagttttagtgtaattttttttaatttaataatatatatactctgAAAATATTGTCTACAATGTTGGATACATTGTGCTCGAGTTAAAAAGCTAAAACcgttcaaatatttttgagaAACTaacctttaatttaaaaattagttaattattcactatcattattaaaacttatttactaATCTAACTATGAAATCCGCAGGTGACTTTTCGTGGAATTGTGGAACTTGTTTGATGCCTGGAGAGTCCTGGGATAGTTTTCCATCCCCTCCCCCTTTACTAGGCAGTCCAAACACTCCCAGAAACGGCTGCAGGCCAGGAATGTGTGCGAACATTCGACCACCGTTTGGTAAAGTCAATAGAGCCAATCGGGGGCGAAATTTCCCCTGGGGTCCAGGGGCTGGTGACTTTAAAGGACAGAGGTGTAGAAATGGTGCTCCgtattggtaatttttttttattttttttttattgtgttgtcAAGATGTCCAAGAACATTCAAGTTGTGGATTTTGTTACAGATTTATGAACGTAGATTAGCAGTGCAATGAATTAACGATGATAAAGCATAATTTTGCTTTAGTGTTCgtgaatattaattgtttgagGGGTCCCTCCCCTCACACACACAAAAGGTTCTCGTAAACCCAGCAATTTTAAggaaaattactattttgtcATACTGCTAGATGGTACTGCATGTAACTAGGCTGTTATactaatgtattatattatttactatttaattattgtattaataacagATTagtggatatatatatatatgtggcGATATCTAATAAAGACTTCTTATTccttcattataatattatcattacaAAGACAAGAGACAAATAGAGATAATATTATGATTGGCAACATTTAATCTGCTTAAAATTAGCAGCTCACTttcaatgaattaaaaaaatatttcgataAGCGCCATCTAGGTGATTCTTGCATTATTAAACCGTAATGGTTTGCCATTAGATAAGCCTTTTGGTGACATCTAGAAAAGTATTAGCAATTTTTGTGTATTGCAGAAAGCGTACACTTATAACTCGTTAACGAAattgagttttattttaatttgttcaaGATTTACATTTTAGATAATAGGTTATGTGAGTATGATTTGTGTGAAGTCTGTTTTGTTTTcgttaattattgtaactaTGCCTAACGATGGCAGActtgtacattttttaaaattatttctttaatatagagattataatttatttgaagttttattttttagtatgcATCTCCATTCTTTTATTTGCATCTAATCGGTTTATTAAgaacatataacaaaatatatatacaataaaaatttattcgaAACATTTCCCgtagtacataaaaaaatattactaatttagaataattctTGAGCATTATCGATTCACAGTCTCGAATACAGTACATTACAAAAGGGCACttacatgtataaaatatcaaaataattacataatccTTAACAAACGAAAAATCTATTGTATCATTTGTCATATTACGTTGTAAGTACAATAGATGGcggtatattaaaaaatactaataaatcc includes these proteins:
- the LOC123713871 gene encoding sex-lethal homolog isoform X3 — protein: MSDGGGISAAGGDSSRTNLIVNYLPQTVTEKDLYAMFVTIGPIESCRVMKDFKTGYSYGFGFVNYVREEDATRAIETFNGYQLRNKRLKVSYARPSGDDIKETNLYVTNLPRAITEEQLETIFGKYGRIVQKHILRDKNNGSPRGVAFVRFDKREEAQEAIAALNNVIPEGGTEPLSVKVAEEHGKQKAAYYAGWSAGFQQSRGDFSWNCGTCLMPGESWDSFPSPPPLLGSPNTPRNGCRPGMCANIRPPFGKVNRANRGRNFPWGPGAGDFKGQRCRNGAPYW
- the LOC123713871 gene encoding sex-lethal homolog isoform X1, coding for MCDRYPPFYHGGPPFNSWDRSYTLENQIQHQYRGRPNPGAHRFWGSMSDGGGISAAGGDSSRTNLIVNYLPQTVTEKDLYAMFVTIGPIESCRVMKDFKTGYSYGFGFVNYVREEDATRAIETFNGYQLRNKRLKVSYARPSGDDIKETNLYVTNLPRAITEEQLETIFGKYGRIVQKHILRDKNNGSPRGVAFVRFDKREEAQEAIAALNNVIPEGGTEPLSVKVAEEHGKQKAAYYAGWSAGFQQSRGDFSWNCGTCLMPGESWDSFPSPPPLLGSPNTPRNGCRPGMCANIRPPFGKVNRANRGRNFPWGPGAGDFKGQRCRNGAPYW
- the LOC123713871 gene encoding sex-lethal homolog isoform X2 → MCDRYPPFYHGGPPFNSWDRSYTLENQIQHQYRGRPNPGAHRFWGSMSDGGGISAAGGDSSRTNLIVNYLPQTVTEKDLYAMFVTIGPIESCRVMKDFKTGYSYGFGFVNYVREEDATRAIETFNGYQLRNKRLKVSYARPSGDDIKETNLYVTNLPRAITEEQLETIFGKYGRIVQKHILRDKNNGSPRGVAFVRFDKREEAQEAIAALNNVIPEGGTEPLSVKVAEEHGKQKAAYYAGWSAGFQQSRGDFSWNCGTCLMPGESWDSFPSPPPLLGSPNTPRNGCRPGMCANIRPPFGKVNRANRGRNFPWGPGAGDFKGQRCRNGAPY